A single Candidatus Thalassolituus haligoni DNA region contains:
- a CDS encoding tol-pal system YbgF family protein codes for MNDRRSLIWSSVVSCLLVTAGCAQVQPHQAGTISDLTYYGLKAPSNEPLIVTNEDVVARYRAYIEVADHHQYAMLASRRIAALRLNEQEAAWTGDSFTSDEEEAVDPEVLAASIRDFESLLADHPDNASNDEILYQLAKAYNIAAEPEETARVLEQLVERYPDSLYYLDAEFRLGELRYAMSDYVAAEQSFQRLVKHGRIGNKYYSNAGYMLGWSLFKQSRYDDSLLAFARLIDEDYPTQSAIDNASGADLEILKDSVYTMAVAFSYRGEWEEVGEFFDHYGRRHYEYLIYDRLADFYYEQKYYQSGASTLAAYVERYPDSDRAPVYYQHMVDQYAAAGYPVLQRQSEADYIDRFGIDSEYWANHGEEVHATIREPLAGYIMDLAKFNHGWAQQTKDSAEKAARYAEAAKWYDIYLRSVPDAADAAEAHFLLAEIAYELGNYKQARDHYEIVAYQYPDHPRASEAAYATVLAYNKYKPTNEDEAAEWRQQSAENSMRFINTFPEHEERGKVLVSTSELFLADKNYEEALSVSRMAWGIQDNLSDKHRYGAALVRGHSAFELGYYTEAEEAFQQALKYNKIDGKTRKDIREKLAAAIYKQGEQAREAGDYELAAASWNRIGDVTPGSENSIIAEYDAATMLFEIEDYAGAEKALKAFQRKYPNHKLSQDIPTKLIFTYEKQEKWATAANALADVWRTSKDKKEQRIACFQSGEYYEKAGDIGSAIVMFKRYANNYSEPFDPAIEAHYKLEQLYGMEGNEKDEDKRRFWLDKIITLNANAGDKQTERSKYLAAGASYELAEFSRLKYESLPLTLPLNKSIPIKNKAMQEAQELYTQSVEMGVLEFTTSSTYRIGQLYTQLSKALLDSERPKGLDELELEEYQFLLEDQAYPFEQAAMDVQMKNINRTYDGIYDEWIKKSFDVMADLAPTQYRKDEKELSYVSEIR; via the coding sequence ATGAATGACCGGCGCTCACTGATATGGTCCTCTGTCGTGTCCTGTCTGCTTGTAACTGCTGGCTGCGCCCAGGTACAACCACACCAGGCTGGCACCATATCGGATCTCACATATTACGGACTGAAAGCGCCTTCCAATGAGCCACTGATTGTCACCAATGAAGACGTCGTGGCACGTTATCGGGCTTACATTGAAGTCGCAGATCACCACCAATACGCAATGCTGGCTTCCCGCCGTATTGCTGCGCTGCGCCTGAACGAGCAAGAAGCAGCTTGGACCGGCGACAGCTTTACTTCCGATGAAGAAGAAGCCGTTGATCCGGAGGTGCTTGCCGCCTCCATTCGTGATTTCGAATCATTACTGGCCGATCATCCAGACAACGCCAGCAATGATGAAATACTCTATCAGCTAGCCAAAGCTTACAACATCGCAGCTGAGCCGGAAGAAACCGCCAGGGTTCTTGAACAGCTGGTCGAACGCTACCCGGACTCCCTCTATTATCTTGATGCCGAATTCCGCCTTGGTGAACTGCGCTATGCCATGAGCGACTATGTCGCAGCAGAACAATCGTTCCAGCGCCTGGTAAAACATGGTCGTATTGGCAATAAATACTACAGCAATGCTGGCTACATGCTGGGCTGGTCGCTGTTTAAACAAAGCCGTTACGATGACAGCCTGCTGGCGTTTGCTCGGCTGATTGACGAAGACTACCCAACCCAGAGTGCGATTGATAACGCCAGTGGTGCCGACCTTGAAATCCTCAAGGACAGCGTTTACACCATGGCAGTCGCTTTCAGTTACCGTGGTGAATGGGAAGAGGTCGGCGAATTCTTTGATCACTACGGTCGTCGCCACTACGAATACCTGATTTATGATCGCCTGGCTGACTTCTACTACGAGCAAAAATACTACCAGAGTGGCGCGTCGACGCTGGCCGCCTATGTCGAGCGCTACCCCGATAGTGACCGGGCACCGGTTTATTACCAGCACATGGTTGACCAGTACGCTGCTGCAGGCTACCCCGTACTGCAACGTCAAAGCGAAGCAGACTATATAGACCGTTTCGGTATCGACAGTGAGTATTGGGCTAACCATGGTGAAGAAGTACACGCCACGATTCGCGAACCCCTCGCTGGCTATATTATGGATTTAGCCAAGTTTAATCACGGCTGGGCACAACAGACCAAAGACAGTGCGGAAAAAGCAGCACGTTATGCCGAAGCGGCGAAGTGGTACGACATTTATTTACGTAGTGTCCCGGATGCCGCCGATGCCGCCGAAGCGCATTTCTTGCTGGCAGAGATCGCCTACGAGCTCGGCAACTACAAGCAAGCCCGTGATCATTACGAAATCGTAGCCTATCAATACCCCGATCATCCGCGAGCCTCGGAGGCTGCCTATGCAACGGTATTGGCTTATAACAAATACAAACCAACCAACGAAGATGAAGCAGCAGAATGGCGTCAGCAAAGTGCTGAAAACTCCATGCGCTTTATCAATACCTTCCCCGAGCATGAAGAGCGTGGCAAGGTTCTGGTAAGTACTTCCGAGCTGTTCCTGGCTGACAAAAACTATGAAGAGGCACTGTCTGTTTCCCGCATGGCCTGGGGCATTCAGGATAATCTGTCAGACAAACATCGCTATGGTGCTGCACTGGTTCGAGGACACTCGGCATTTGAGCTGGGATATTACACCGAAGCAGAAGAAGCGTTTCAGCAAGCACTGAAGTACAACAAGATTGATGGCAAAACCCGCAAGGATATTCGCGAAAAACTCGCGGCGGCGATCTACAAACAAGGTGAGCAGGCCCGCGAAGCCGGTGATTACGAGTTGGCAGCCGCCAGCTGGAATCGCATTGGTGATGTCACTCCTGGCAGCGAAAACTCCATCATTGCCGAATACGATGCCGCCACCATGCTGTTTGAAATAGAGGACTATGCCGGGGCAGAGAAAGCGCTAAAAGCATTCCAGCGTAAATATCCCAACCATAAACTCAGTCAGGATATTCCCACCAAGCTGATTTTCACCTATGAAAAGCAGGAAAAATGGGCGACGGCAGCCAATGCTCTGGCGGATGTATGGCGTACATCCAAAGACAAGAAAGAACAGCGCATCGCCTGTTTCCAATCCGGTGAATATTATGAAAAAGCCGGTGACATTGGCAGCGCCATCGTCATGTTCAAGCGCTATGCCAACAACTACTCGGAACCTTTCGATCCCGCCATCGAAGCCCACTACAAGCTGGAGCAACTGTATGGCATGGAAGGCAATGAAAAGGACGAAGACAAGCGTCGTTTCTGGCTTGATAAAATCATTACCCTGAATGCCAATGCCGGGGACAAGCAAACCGAACGCTCGAAGTACTTGGCTGCTGGTGCCTCCTACGAGTTGGCAGAGTTTTCACGACTGAAATACGAGAGTCTGCCGCTGACCTTGCCACTCAACAAGAGTATTCCGATCAAGAACAAGGCCATGCAAGAAGCTCAGGAGTTGTATACCCAATCCGTCGAGATGGGCGTGCTCGAATTTACCACCTCCTCGACCTATCGTATTGGTCAGCTCTATACCCAACTGAGCAAGGCGCTATTGGACTCAGAACGACCAAAAGGACTGGATGAGCTGGAACTCGAGGAATACCAATTCCTGCTTGAAGACCAGGCCTACCCGTTTGAGCAGGCCGCGATGGACGTGCAGATGAAAAACATCAATCGTACCTACGACGGCATTTACGATGAATGGATCAAAAAGAGCTTCGATGTCATGGCTGACCTGGCACCGACCCAATACCGTAAGGACGAAAAGGAATTGAGCTATGTTAGTGAGATTCGCTAG
- a CDS encoding redoxin domain-containing protein, producing the protein MEHSSRILLLVLAALIASFSVADTASSKLSIGDTLAELALPPVMGGYAKSLNEQRGKPVMLIWVGPCHQCREALEQYEQLARQYSKNGLVTWVIWDTDDQLVKDAPHTSLPLLAYNQKLTRAWQINPLPAVMLVSPDGTLDYLYAGSLFRNMEFTRRALSHWLSGDGVVHQR; encoded by the coding sequence ATGGAGCATAGCAGTCGGATTTTACTACTAGTCCTGGCCGCTCTGATCGCCAGTTTTTCCGTTGCTGACACAGCCTCGAGCAAACTGTCGATTGGAGACACGCTGGCCGAGCTGGCGCTTCCTCCGGTCATGGGCGGCTACGCAAAAAGCTTGAATGAGCAGCGCGGCAAGCCGGTAATGCTGATTTGGGTCGGCCCATGTCACCAATGCCGGGAAGCACTGGAGCAGTATGAGCAACTGGCACGTCAGTACAGCAAAAACGGCCTGGTTACCTGGGTGATATGGGATACCGATGATCAGTTGGTCAAGGATGCTCCCCATACAAGTCTGCCGTTACTGGCATACAACCAGAAACTGACCAGGGCATGGCAAATCAACCCATTGCCCGCCGTAATGCTGGTTAGCCCTGACGGAACACTGGATTACCTGTACGCAGGTAGCCTTTTCAGAAATATGGAATTCACTCGCCGCGCCCTGAGTCACTGGTTATCCGGGGACGGCGTAGTACATCAACGTTGA
- a CDS encoding putative bifunctional diguanylate cyclase/phosphodiesterase, with product MSFTSSRITDNYGWLENYSQLILLLMVGIILAMPLMSGAGVRYWLMFWGLTTALLVTYRARLLQRTQSHLQQQSELLQAICDGLPDGVFFKDRRGVYCYVNEQISQGIGRDPVGKTDFELFDADVARRHQSVDEETIHQGARYRNEEWVTSANGERILMEISKSPLFDRQGQCLGVLGVSRDVTELRKIQNNLEFIAHHDALTGLANRTLLSKKFDYALRLARRQGGNLAVLFFDLDQFKGINDTFGHDVGDLLLQDVARRFCSNLRDSDLCARLGGDEFILVLPESGTRASLTSKAEQLLSVISEPYQLNGHLLSLSSSVGISQFPQDGDNFTMLVRHADAALHQAKQNGRNGFCFYEPSMLETLNDRSTLDHDLRDAVSLSQLAMMYQPQFRFGDNQPRRVEALMRWLHPQLGNVSPVEFIPIAETTGQIHSMGQWALEQACKQFLAWREQGLLLEKIAINVSAIQINAGFASRLMASLADMAFDPAWLELEITETAMMSGITEVTRQISLLRNQGVEFSIDDFGTGYSSLSKLKSMPVTVLKIDQSFVRDINDDISDYEIARAIILMAKSLGLTVVAEGVESRAQAAILQRLGCDWGQGFLFSPPLTGDDFLNRYADSALRRPSVVGIE from the coding sequence ATGTCTTTCACCTCATCGCGTATTACTGATAATTATGGTTGGCTGGAAAACTACAGCCAGCTGATTTTACTGCTAATGGTCGGAATTATCTTGGCTATGCCCTTGATGAGTGGGGCAGGTGTGCGGTATTGGCTGATGTTCTGGGGGCTGACGACAGCGCTGCTAGTGACTTATCGTGCCCGGCTGTTACAGCGTACCCAGAGTCATTTGCAGCAGCAAAGCGAGTTGTTGCAGGCCATTTGTGATGGCCTGCCCGATGGGGTGTTTTTCAAGGATCGTCGCGGGGTGTACTGCTACGTTAATGAACAAATATCTCAAGGAATTGGCCGCGACCCTGTGGGTAAAACAGACTTTGAGCTGTTTGATGCCGATGTTGCCCGGCGGCACCAGAGTGTTGATGAGGAAACGATTCATCAAGGTGCTCGTTACCGTAATGAGGAATGGGTAACGTCGGCAAATGGTGAGCGTATTCTGATGGAAATCAGCAAGTCGCCACTTTTTGACCGTCAGGGGCAATGTCTGGGGGTGCTCGGTGTAAGTCGTGATGTGACCGAGTTACGCAAGATTCAGAACAACCTTGAATTTATTGCTCATCATGATGCCCTCACTGGGTTGGCCAATCGTACCCTGTTGTCGAAAAAATTCGATTATGCGTTACGTCTGGCACGACGACAGGGAGGAAATCTGGCGGTGCTGTTTTTTGATCTCGATCAGTTCAAGGGGATCAATGACACCTTTGGCCACGATGTCGGGGATCTGCTGCTACAGGACGTTGCCCGTCGTTTCTGCAGTAATCTGAGAGATTCTGATCTGTGCGCCCGTCTTGGCGGCGATGAATTTATTCTTGTGCTACCGGAGTCAGGAACGCGTGCCAGCCTGACTTCCAAGGCTGAACAGCTGTTATCAGTTATTTCCGAACCGTACCAACTGAATGGTCATCTGCTTTCCCTTAGTAGTAGTGTTGGCATCAGCCAATTTCCTCAAGATGGCGACAATTTTACGATGCTGGTTCGTCATGCCGACGCCGCCTTGCACCAAGCCAAGCAAAATGGCCGCAATGGATTTTGCTTCTATGAACCGTCGATGCTTGAAACTCTAAACGATCGATCGACCCTGGATCATGATTTGCGTGATGCGGTCAGCCTCAGTCAGCTGGCGATGATGTATCAGCCACAATTTCGTTTTGGTGACAACCAGCCGCGACGGGTCGAGGCGCTGATGCGATGGTTGCATCCGCAGCTGGGTAATGTGTCACCGGTGGAATTTATTCCTATCGCAGAAACGACTGGCCAGATTCACAGCATGGGCCAGTGGGCACTGGAGCAGGCTTGTAAGCAGTTTTTGGCCTGGCGTGAACAGGGGTTATTGCTGGAAAAAATCGCCATTAACGTGTCGGCGATTCAGATCAACGCCGGATTTGCCTCACGGCTGATGGCGTCGCTGGCAGACATGGCATTTGATCCGGCCTGGTTGGAGTTGGAAATTACTGAGACGGCGATGATGAGTGGTATTACGGAAGTCACCCGTCAGATCAGCTTGCTGCGTAATCAGGGGGTCGAATTCTCGATTGATGACTTTGGCACCGGCTACTCATCTTTAAGCAAACTCAAATCCATGCCGGTGACGGTGCTGAAGATAGATCAGTCGTTTGTGCGGGATATCAACGACGATATCAGTGATTATGAAATCGCCCGGGCCATTATTCTGATGGCCAAAAGCCTTGGCTTAACGGTGGTGGCTGAAGGGGTGGAATCGCGTGCGCAAGCTGCGATTCTTCAGCGGCTGGGATGTGACTGGGGGCAGGGGTTTCTGTTCAGTCCACCCTTAACGGGCGACGATTTTTTAAATCGATACGCCGACAGTGCACTCCGTCGACCCTCTGTGGTCGGGATCGAATAG
- the parC gene encoding DNA topoisomerase IV subunit A yields the protein MTQTSYTDDGVERQSLRQYTENAYLNYSMYVILDRALPHVGDGLKPVQRRIIYAMSELGLKATAKYKKSARTVGDVLGKYHPHGDSACYEAMVLMAQPFSYRYPLIDGQGNWGAPDDPKSFAAMRYTEAKLSPFADVLLSELGQGTVNWQPNFDGTMDEPTTLPARLPHVLLNGTTGIAVGMATDIPPHNIREVASACIHLLDNPGASSDDLCQLVQGPDFPTEAEIITPRDELRKLYQSGRGSIRMRAVYTREDGDIVITALPHQASGSKIMEQIAAQMQAKKLPMVADLRDESDHENPTRLVIVPRTRKVDAEAVMAHLFATTDLERNYRVNMNVIGLDGRPQVKNLLTMLNEWLTYRTATVRRRLQFRLDKVLARLHILEGLLVAFLNIDEVIEIIRQEEQPKPALMQRFGISDIQAEAILELKLRHLAKLEEMNIRGEQDELEKERQQLEKTLGSERRLKTLIKKEISADAEKYGDDRRSPLVLRSEARALTEAELLSSDPIVVVLSQKGWIRAAKGHDVDPEKLSYKSGDAFLQAIPGKSNEPVVLLDDTGRSYSLIAHTLPSARGQGEPLTGHLNPPAGAVFEHMLMGQDSDEYLLCSDAGYGFITRFADMQSKNKAGKALITLPPNARVLAPGLLPAGSDVWIATVTNEGRLLVFPAADLPRLGKGKGNRLINISAARASAAEELMVSVRAFHTTDILLVYSGKRHLKLKFSDLEHYLGERGRRGNKLPRGFQSVDRLDIVQP from the coding sequence ATGACGCAAACCAGCTATACCGATGATGGCGTAGAACGCCAGTCGCTGCGACAGTACACCGAGAATGCCTACCTCAACTACTCCATGTACGTCATTCTTGATCGTGCCTTGCCCCATGTAGGAGACGGACTCAAACCGGTACAGCGTCGTATTATTTATGCAATGAGCGAGCTGGGCCTGAAAGCAACGGCCAAGTACAAAAAATCCGCCAGAACCGTGGGGGATGTGCTGGGCAAATACCACCCGCATGGTGATAGCGCCTGCTACGAAGCGATGGTGTTGATGGCGCAGCCGTTTTCCTATCGTTACCCGCTGATTGATGGCCAGGGTAACTGGGGTGCACCCGACGATCCGAAATCCTTTGCGGCGATGCGTTATACCGAGGCCAAATTGTCCCCCTTTGCGGACGTATTGTTATCCGAACTTGGTCAGGGGACGGTGAATTGGCAGCCCAACTTTGATGGCACCATGGACGAGCCGACCACCCTGCCGGCGCGTTTGCCCCATGTGCTGTTGAATGGAACAACCGGCATTGCCGTTGGTATGGCAACGGATATTCCTCCGCACAACATTCGCGAAGTGGCCAGTGCCTGCATTCACCTGCTGGATAATCCGGGCGCCAGCAGTGACGATTTGTGCCAGCTGGTACAAGGGCCTGATTTTCCCACCGAGGCGGAAATCATTACCCCGCGTGACGAGTTGCGCAAACTTTACCAATCGGGCCGTGGCAGTATCAGAATGCGAGCGGTCTACACCCGTGAAGACGGTGATATTGTGATTACCGCCCTGCCACATCAGGCTTCCGGTTCCAAAATCATGGAGCAGATCGCCGCCCAGATGCAGGCGAAAAAGCTGCCGATGGTGGCTGATCTGCGGGATGAATCCGATCATGAAAATCCGACCCGGCTGGTGATTGTGCCGCGTACTCGCAAAGTGGATGCGGAAGCCGTGATGGCGCACTTGTTTGCGACCACCGATCTGGAGCGTAACTACCGTGTCAATATGAACGTTATCGGTCTGGATGGTCGACCGCAGGTAAAAAACCTGCTCACCATGCTGAACGAATGGCTGACCTATCGAACAGCAACCGTCCGTCGTCGGCTCCAGTTTCGTCTCGACAAGGTACTTGCCCGGCTGCATATCCTCGAAGGTTTGCTGGTTGCCTTCCTTAATATCGATGAAGTGATCGAGATTATTCGTCAAGAAGAGCAGCCCAAGCCGGCGCTGATGCAACGTTTTGGCATTTCGGACATACAGGCCGAAGCGATTCTGGAATTAAAACTGCGACACCTGGCCAAGCTCGAAGAGATGAACATTCGTGGTGAGCAGGATGAACTGGAAAAGGAACGCCAGCAGTTGGAGAAGACGCTTGGCTCCGAGCGGCGGTTGAAAACCCTGATTAAAAAAGAGATCAGTGCCGATGCCGAGAAATACGGCGATGATCGTCGCTCCCCGCTGGTGCTGCGCTCGGAAGCCAGAGCGCTGACGGAAGCTGAGCTACTGAGCTCTGACCCCATCGTGGTGGTACTGTCTCAAAAAGGCTGGATACGGGCGGCGAAAGGCCATGATGTGGATCCAGAAAAGCTGAGTTACAAGTCAGGGGATGCGTTTCTTCAAGCCATTCCGGGCAAGAGTAATGAGCCCGTTGTGTTACTGGACGACACTGGCCGCAGCTATAGCCTGATTGCCCATACGTTGCCGAGTGCTCGTGGCCAGGGAGAACCCTTGACTGGGCATTTGAACCCTCCGGCGGGTGCGGTATTTGAGCACATGCTCATGGGGCAGGACAGTGACGAATACCTGTTATGCAGTGATGCGGGCTACGGATTCATTACCCGCTTTGCCGATATGCAAAGCAAGAACAAGGCTGGCAAGGCATTGATCACATTGCCTCCGAATGCCCGTGTGCTGGCACCAGGTCTGCTGCCTGCGGGTAGTGATGTATGGATCGCGACGGTGACGAATGAAGGCCGATTACTGGTCTTCCCGGCTGCCGATTTACCTCGGCTGGGCAAGGGCAAGGGCAATCGACTGATCAATATCAGTGCTGCTCGCGCCTCTGCGGCAGAAGAGCTGATGGTATCGGTGCGGGCATTCCACACGACAGATATCCTGCTGGTGTATTCCGGCAAGCGCCATCTGAAATTGAAGTTCAGCGATCTGGAGCATTATCTGGGTGAACGCGGGCGGCGAGGCAACAAGCTGCCACGGGGTTTCCAGAGCGTTGACCGGCTGGATATTGTGCAACCATAA
- the rsmD gene encoding 16S rRNA (guanine(966)-N(2))-methyltransferase RsmD has translation MSKSPTQQLRIIGGEWRSRRLRFPAVDGLRPTMDRVRETIFNWLQFDVAGARVLDAFAGSGALGIEALSRGAKDVVFLEKHPKAAIQLKDNLGTLNATHAQVWAGDALLWLQQNPQPFDLVFLDPPFGKNLLQPAIDALTLLPGALIYTEYETVLAPAWPANWQERKSKTTKEFCFRLFVVTD, from the coding sequence GTGAGCAAGTCACCCACCCAACAACTGAGAATTATTGGCGGCGAATGGCGTTCCCGTCGGCTGCGTTTTCCGGCAGTGGATGGCCTGCGCCCAACCATGGACAGAGTGCGTGAAACCATCTTTAACTGGTTGCAGTTTGACGTGGCAGGCGCACGCGTACTGGACGCTTTTGCCGGGAGTGGTGCGCTCGGTATCGAGGCGCTGTCCCGAGGTGCCAAAGATGTCGTTTTTCTGGAAAAGCACCCGAAGGCTGCTATTCAACTGAAAGATAACCTTGGGACGCTGAACGCAACCCATGCCCAGGTGTGGGCTGGTGATGCCTTACTCTGGTTGCAGCAGAATCCACAACCTTTTGATCTGGTTTTTTTGGATCCACCGTTCGGCAAAAACCTGCTGCAGCCCGCCATTGACGCTCTTACGCTCCTCCCTGGCGCCTTGATCTACACCGAATACGAGACGGTGCTAGCGCCAGCCTGGCCCGCCAACTGGCAAGAGCGTAAAAGCAAAACCACCAAAGAGTTCTGTTTCCGGCTGTTTGTGGTAACTGACTGA
- the ftsY gene encoding signal recognition particle-docking protein FtsY, with amino-acid sequence MFDFFKRKKKNPQVTESSAEAEQITSPDVVADPELTGIDSEADVVDSAPAPEPAAADAKATIGKAMDVESPANATENDSSTESVLASHDESPEEVMPEPVAAGTKAALAPDADEPESDPIDTGSQPSSVVEVEVAPKQGFFARIKAGLSRTRSNLTDGLANLLLGKKAIDDDLLEELETQLIMADVGVEATADIMARLTERVSRKELKDSDALYDALIDELKGALSPVEAPLTVTTSKAPFVILMVGINGVGKTTTIGKLARQFQSEGKSVMLAAGDTFRAAAVEQLQVWGERNQVPVIAQHTGADSASVIFDALQAAQSRKVDVLIADTAGRLHNKDNLMQELEKVVRVMKKLDPAAPHEVMLVLDAGTGQNAINQTRQFLQTVGVTGLTLTKLDGTAKGGVIFALAKQFGIPVRFIGVGEGIEDLRPFHAGQFIDALFQRDSSGD; translated from the coding sequence ATGTTTGATTTTTTTAAGCGCAAAAAGAAAAACCCGCAAGTCACCGAATCATCGGCAGAGGCCGAGCAGATCACCAGCCCGGACGTTGTTGCTGATCCGGAATTGACCGGGATAGATAGTGAAGCCGACGTTGTCGACAGCGCCCCAGCGCCAGAACCGGCTGCTGCCGATGCAAAAGCGACGATTGGAAAGGCAATGGATGTTGAGTCGCCTGCCAATGCCACCGAAAATGACAGCAGCACTGAATCAGTGCTTGCAAGCCATGACGAAAGCCCCGAAGAGGTTATGCCTGAACCGGTTGCTGCCGGCACGAAAGCGGCCCTCGCACCGGATGCTGATGAGCCGGAGAGCGACCCGATCGATACGGGCAGTCAGCCCAGTTCTGTTGTTGAAGTAGAGGTGGCACCTAAACAGGGCTTTTTTGCCCGTATCAAGGCTGGCCTGAGTCGCACTCGCAGCAACCTGACCGATGGTCTGGCTAACTTGCTGTTGGGTAAAAAGGCCATCGACGATGATTTGCTGGAAGAGCTGGAAACCCAGTTGATCATGGCGGATGTCGGTGTGGAAGCGACGGCCGATATTATGGCCCGCCTGACGGAGCGCGTTAGCCGCAAGGAACTGAAAGACTCTGATGCCCTGTACGATGCCCTGATCGATGAATTGAAAGGCGCACTGTCACCGGTCGAAGCACCGCTGACCGTGACGACCAGTAAGGCTCCCTTTGTGATTCTGATGGTGGGTATTAATGGTGTCGGTAAAACCACCACCATTGGCAAGTTGGCCCGTCAATTCCAGAGTGAAGGCAAAAGTGTGATGCTGGCCGCCGGCGATACCTTTCGGGCTGCTGCGGTGGAACAATTACAGGTCTGGGGTGAACGCAACCAGGTGCCGGTGATTGCCCAACATACCGGGGCTGATTCTGCCTCGGTGATTTTTGATGCCCTGCAAGCTGCTCAAAGCCGCAAGGTAGATGTACTGATTGCGGATACAGCGGGGCGACTGCACAACAAAGACAACCTGATGCAGGAGCTGGAAAAGGTCGTTCGGGTGATGAAAAAACTGGATCCGGCAGCCCCTCATGAAGTCATGTTGGTACTGGATGCCGGTACCGGCCAGAATGCGATTAACCAGACCCGGCAATTCCTCCAGACGGTCGGTGTAACGGGGCTGACCCTGACCAAACTGGACGGTACCGCCAAGGGCGGGGTTATCTTCGCGTTGGCGAAGCAGTTTGGGATACCGGTGCGCTTTATTGGTGTCGGTGAAGGCATTGAGGATCTGCGTCCGTTTCATGCGGGCCAGTTTATCGACGCCCTGTTTCAGCGCGACAGCAGCGGAGACTGA
- the ftsE gene encoding cell division ATP-binding protein FtsE, with the protein MVRFDQVSKRYAGGKEALSGVSFELERGELAFLTGHSGAGKSTLLKLMMLMERPSRGQVFVDGQNLNRLRQGQVPYHRRKVGVVFQNHQLLFDRPVYDNVALPLQIAGYSPLDCARRVRAALDSVGLLHLEQRNPIELSGGEQQRVGIARAVVNKPSLLLADEPTGNLDPELSAEIMNLFVRFQQVGVTVLIATHDIALIERMGKRRLILDHGQMGGDLHVGNAG; encoded by the coding sequence ATGGTTCGCTTTGATCAGGTGAGCAAACGCTACGCTGGGGGAAAGGAAGCGCTCAGTGGTGTCAGTTTTGAACTGGAACGCGGTGAGCTGGCTTTTCTTACTGGCCACAGCGGGGCCGGTAAAAGCACCTTACTGAAGCTGATGATGTTGATGGAACGTCCGTCTCGTGGTCAGGTGTTTGTTGATGGCCAGAATCTCAATCGATTGCGCCAGGGGCAGGTACCCTATCATCGTCGCAAGGTTGGTGTGGTCTTCCAGAACCATCAGTTGCTGTTTGATCGACCGGTTTACGACAACGTTGCATTACCCTTGCAGATTGCGGGCTATTCACCACTCGACTGCGCCAGGCGAGTACGTGCCGCGCTGGATTCCGTTGGACTGTTGCATCTGGAGCAGCGTAATCCCATTGAATTATCTGGTGGTGAGCAGCAGCGCGTCGGTATCGCCCGTGCGGTTGTCAATAAACCATCGTTATTACTGGCCGATGAGCCGACAGGTAACCTCGACCCGGAGTTATCAGCAGAAATCATGAATCTGTTTGTACGCTTCCAGCAAGTCGGCGTGACGGTATTGATAGCGACTCACGATATCGCCCTGATCGAGCGTATGGGCAAGCGCCGCCTGATTCTTGATCACGGTCAGATGGGAGGTGATCTCCATGTCGGCAACGCCGGATAA